A genomic segment from Alkalibacter saccharofermentans DSM 14828 encodes:
- a CDS encoding OsmC family protein encodes MADLKFGVVARSENPTKTVVETRGFTMVIDEPKNLGGTNEGANPVEYLVAALAGCLNVVSHMIAGEMGFELRGVEFKIEGDLNPMKFMGKSDAERTGYKEVRVSVKPDTDADEETLKKWLEEIEKRCPVSDNIANATPVVIELA; translated from the coding sequence ATGGCAGATCTTAAATTTGGAGTTGTGGCAAGAAGCGAAAATCCCACGAAGACGGTGGTGGAGACAAGAGGCTTTACCATGGTAATCGACGAGCCCAAAAATCTGGGGGGAACGAATGAAGGAGCCAATCCTGTAGAATATCTCGTAGCCGCTTTGGCCGGGTGCTTGAATGTGGTAAGTCACATGATAGCGGGAGAAATGGGCTTTGAGCTCAGAGGAGTTGAATTCAAGATAGAAGGAGACTTAAACCCAATGAAGTTCATGGGTAAATCAGATGCTGAAAGAACAGGATATAAGGAAGTAAGGGTTAGCGTAAAGCCGGATACAGATGCAGACGAGGAAACGCTGAAGAAATGGCTTGAAGAAATAGAAAAGAGATGTCCCGTAAGCGACAATATAGCAAATGCCACCCCGGTAGTAATTGAGCTGGCATAG